Proteins from a single region of Urocitellus parryii isolate mUroPar1 chromosome 4, mUroPar1.hap1, whole genome shotgun sequence:
- the LOC144254533 gene encoding uncharacterized protein LOC144254533, with product MLPPEHTVYTVLDLKDAFFSIPLSKLSQPIFAFEWTDLEQGISGQLTWTRLPQGFKNSPTIFDEALNKDLSLFRSEYPEITLLQYVDDLLLAARDERDYLRATQGLLRTLAQLGYRVSKKKAQICSPRVTYLGYELREGKRLLSQARIEAIMKIPIPTTKRQVREFLGAVGYCRLWIPGFAEIAKPLYTATAGGNSPLVWTEENDLAFKNLKKALAQAPALTLPDISKPFHLYVHEKKGIAKGVLTQNLGPWKRPIAYISKRLDPVASGWPPCLRAIAATALLVKETDKLTLGQTLTVTAPHAVEALLRDATNHWMSNARLTQYQALLLDKDRLTFSKSLAINPATLLPDSNPEEPIHDCSEMLDVIQGTRLDLTDIPLTIRDADLYTDGSSYVRDGIRYAGAAVVTGQNEVIWAQALPRGSSAQKAEIIAVTQALRWAKGKRVNIYTDSRYAFATAHVHGQIYKQRGLLTSDGKTIKNKQEILELLEAIWLPDKLAIIHWPGHRKDDSPQTQGNNLADQTAREIALGEPKYQAVLELSNYPKFPVKFWEEAPSYTTEEINSYSSMGAQQNCHGWWTLPDKKICIPKLLGRKWLTNLHQAMHLSPKKMSELISPYVWLPGHREMLQDISNRCMTCAQVNAKRNQLPQGNRSQAWRRCADKTVKNQQS from the exons ATGTTGCCACCAGAACATACAGTCTACACTGTATTAGATCTGAAAGATgcatttttctccattcctttgtCAAAACTGAGTCAGCCCATCTTtgcatttgaatggactgacctgGAACAGGGGATATCAGGACAACTAACCTGGACTCGACTACCTCAAGGATTTAAGAACTCCCCCACCATCTTTGATGAAGCACTCAACAAAGATCTGAGCCTCTTCCGCAGTGAGTACCCCGAGATAACCTTGCTCCAATATGTGGATGATCTTTTACTAGCAGCAAGGGATGAAAGGGACTATTTAAGGGCCACCCAGGGTTTACTGAGAACCTTGGCTCAACTGGGGTACCGAGTCtccaaaaagaaagcacaaatctGTTCTCCTCGAGTTACTTATCTAGGATATGAactgagggaagggaaaaggctgcTATCCCAAGCCCGCATAGAGGCCATAATGAAGATCCCAATCCCAACTACTAAAAGGCAAGTTAGGGAGTTCCTGGGGGCAGTTGGGTACTGCCGTCTTTGGATACCTGGATTTGCTGAGATTGCCAAGCCTTTATATACTGCAACTGCAGGGGGCAACTCACCCTTAGTTTGGACTGAAGAAAATGacttagcttttaaaaatctaaaaaaggccCTGGCACAGGCTCCAGCCCTAACCCTCCCTGATATCTCTAAGCCCTTCCATCTGTATGTTCATGAGAAAAAGGGCATTGCAAAAGGGGTTCTTACCCAAAATCTAGGGCCATGGAAAAGGCCTATTGCCTACATTTCAAAAAGGCTGGATCCAGTAGCGTCAGGATGGCCCCCTTGTTTACGAGCCATAGCGGCTACTGCACTTCTGGTGAAGGAAACAGACAAGCTTACCCTAGGGCAGACTCTAACTGTGACTGCCCCTCATGCAGTGGAAGCTCTATTGAGGGATGCCACAAATCATTGGATGTCAAATGCGCGCCTCACTCAATATCAAGCTCTACTCCTAGATAAAGACAGATTAACCTTCAGTAAATCCCTGGCCATCAATCCAGCAACTCTGCTGCCGGACAGCAATCCAGAGGAGCCAATTCATGACTGTTCAGAGATGCTGGATGTCATCCAAGGTACTCGACTAGACCTGACTGACATTCCTCTCACCATCAGAGACGCAGACCTTTACACCGATGGCAGCAGCTATGTCCGGGATGGAATAAGGTATGCAGGGGCAGCTGTAGTCACAGGTCAAAACGAAGTTATTTGggcccaggctctgcccagggGCTCATCAGCCCAGAAAGCAGAAATCATTGCTGTGACACAGGCATTGAGATGGGCAAAAGGAAAACGGGTGAATATCTACACAGACAGCCGTTATGCCTTTGCTACGGCACATGTGCAtggacaaatatataaacaaaggggACTTCTAACCTCAGATGGCAAGaccatcaaaaataaacaagaaattctTGAACTACTGGAGGCAATTTGGTTACCAGACAAATTGGCTATTATCCACTGGCCTGGACACCGCAAAGACGATAGTCCTCAGACCCAGGGTAACAACCTGGCAGATCAAACAGCCAGGGAAATAGCCCTTGGAGAGCCAAAATACCAAGCTGTCCTAGAACTCTCCAATTATCCAAAATTTCCAGTTAAATTTTGGGAAGAGGCCCCGTCATATActacagaagaaataaactcaTACTCCTCAATGGGGGCCCAGCAAAACTGTCATGGCTGGTGGACCCTCCCAGATAAAAAAATCTGCATACCTAAGCTACTAGGGAGAAAATGGTTAACTAATCTTCATCAAGCCATGCATTTATCCCCCAAGAAGATGTCAGAATTGATCTCACCCTATGTCTGGCTACCAGGACATCGAGAGATGCTTCAAGATATCTCAAATCGATGCATGACATGTGCACAGGTAAACGCTAAAAGGAACCAACTTCCACAAGGAAACAGAAGTCAAG CCTGGAGACGCTGTGCTGATAAGACGGTTAAAAACCAACAGTCTTGA